CTTTAACGCTTCGATGTGTTTCTTGGTGCCATAGCCTTTATTGGAGGTAAATCCATAGGCGGGATAGTGCTCGGCTTGCTTCTGCATGTAGCGATCTCGTGTAACCTTGGCGATGATGGAGGCCATGGCAATAGACAGGGACTTGCCGTCACCCTTCACAATCGCGGTATGAACGAATGGGAATGGCTTTAGCGGTTTTCCATCGACCAAGATGCGAGCCACCGATGATCCCTCCGTTTCACGAAATAACCAATCGTTCCCTTCGTCTGGCACCTGGAAAGGACAATCGTCCAGGGATTGAAGTTGTTGAACACAGTTGGCCATCGCTTTCCGGGTCGCTCCAAGGATGTTGAGTGACTCAATATCATTGATGTAGGCCATGAAACTGGCGAAATGGATCAACCCTGGTTCTGCCTGGAGAATGGCTTCGAACAAATGCTCACGTGTTTTCTCAGCCAGCTGCTTTGAGTCATTGATCTTCGCCGCATGCTTCGCAGCCCAGTCTGATTGATAAAAGTCTTTAGTTAAATAGACAGCCGCCGCACTGACAGGTCCAGCTAGAGGTCCCCTTCCCGCTTCGTCTACTCCAATGACTGCAGGAACGTCCTCCAGATATTGCAGATCAAAGTCGAGGAGCCGCATAAGCCTATCTCTTCACCCAAGCCGTTTTCTGAGGAACTGGAAGTCCAAGGATTTCGTAACTGGTTTTGAAATGCATTTTGGCAAATTCACCCAAGCGATCGGGGCCAAGCTTTTCGACCAGCTTCACACCCTGAGCTTTGGTTGCAGCACCCGCCCCCTTCAGTAACTCCTCACCAAATCCGGTGGAGATTTTCCTCAACTGTCGAAGGAACTCCGCACGAGCGATGATAGAGGCCGCTGCCACGACCGGATCAGACTCTGCCTTGGTTTCCATCTTTAATTCAAAGTCTTTCCGCTTAAGCTGCTTCTGCACCAATGGCTGTTTGCTAAACTGATCCAGCATTCCCCAGGGAACATGTTTTTTATCAAGGGCTGATTCGAGCGCCTTGGCATGCAGCCAGGCGATGAGCTTATTTAAGTTGGCCTTGGGTCGACCCATCAGCTCGTTATACTTAGTCATTCCACAAAAGGATTTCTCAACGACCACTCCTTTGGTTTTTAAGATAACCTTTTCGAGCCGGAGGATCTGAGGATCAGCAATCTTTTTACTGTCTTTGATGCCAGCATCCATCCATTTACGAACCATATCTCCATCGGCGATGACCGTGGCGCAGATCACAGGGCCAAATAAATCGCCCTTTCCTGATTCGTCCATGCCTGCGTGAGGCTCGTACCATTCAGGATGAAGCACCTCGTCGTAACCCAACTCTGCGACCTTGATGATTTCCGGCTCAATGACATCCTGCACAAAGTCTTGGGTCATTTTGCCCTGAATCACCAACTTGCCGCTCGTATACATGACCAAGTTTATTTTCGGCCCCTTGAAGGCAAAACGGGCATAGGCTACTTCGTTTTCACCCCAACCACGTCCTTTACACCAATTCTCTAGCTGGTCGGCCTCGTCGTCCGACAGCTTTCGCGTATACATGGTGATCTTCTTTTCTTCCTCGACCTCAAAGTCTTTATAATTTCGGCTCATAAAACAGCTATCTTCAGCGACCTTTGCCCAAGAATACAACAGTTTCCTACTTGAATAAAATGGCTCCCAAGCTGAGGAGCTCGCTTTCCGAGTGGTTTAAGAAAAATAAACGCGCCCTTCCCTGGCGACGACTGGCCTCCCTCTACCCGACCGTAGTCTCGGAGTTCATGCTACAGCAGACCCAGGTGAAAACGGTTCTTCCCTATTATGATAAATGGCTAAAGCGTTTTCCTGACTTCGAGACATTGGCGAAGGCGAAAGAAACAACGGTCCTCAAACATTGGGAAGGATTGGGATATTACTCACGGGCGCGCAATTTGCACCAACTGGCCAAGGACATCTCGAAGCTGGAAAGCATCCCCGAAGCCCCTGAAGAATGGCAACAGTTCAAAGGCATTGGAGCTTACACGGCGGCAGCCATCACTAGCATTACCTACAAACACCCAGTTGCCTGCGTAGATGGTAACGTCATCCGCATTCTTTGCCGCCTTACCGCCGACAAAACCATTTACAAAGACAATACTCAGGCGATGAAGGCGTTCACACCTCTTGCGAACGCACTTCTCGATCAAGCTGAGCCAGGCAGACACAACGAAGCAATGATGGAACTGGGGGCTACTTTGTGCACCAAGGCAAATCCACAATGCCAGGTGTGCCCATTGGCGCTTGGTTGCCTTGCCAAAGATAACAAACCGGAATCTCTGCCCAAAAAAGTCGCCAAAAAAGTGAAGCTCGAAACGATTGACCGAGCCTGGGTATTAACTGACAAACAACTTTTACTACACAAAGCAAACGGGGCCAGCCACAGACTTTCAGGTATTCTGGAACTGCCATCTCTGGAAATGCTTGGGACTTCGAACCGGGCTCTTAAGAAGCAAGGTCAGTCACCTTTTTTGACCAAGAAGCGTGGAATTAGTAATTCTCAAATCACAGAACCGATTTGGCAGCTTACGGAGGTCAGTATCGTAGATAATCCAGATCTTGTTTGGATTGATCGTGATCAATTGGGTGCTGCTACGCTATCGGGTCCCCACAAACGGTGGATCCAGGAAATCCTGCAGAAGGATCAGCTCGAACTGCTTTAACCTGATTTCTCACGGAGTTGAGATGTTGAGGATGAAGACCGAAAAGTGAAGGAGCGCACTCTTGTGCGTAACTGAACTAGAAGGAAGGAACACTCGACATGTCGGACAGAGAATCTTCTCAAAATAACGGTTAAAGTGTTTGGTCAGCTTGTAGGTCTATCGTTATTCATTCTCTAACACTCACCCTTTGGGAAGATTTGATGAGAATTCAGGTTAACCGTTCCGCAGCTTCTCTTCCAAGTAGTCCTTGGAACGAAGTATGCCTTCTGGAGAAGCACTCGGACTCAATTCAAGTATGCAAGGTGACTCTGGCTTTAAATACTGAAAGATAGGATCAAAATCGATGAGACCATCTCCTAGTGCTCGGTGACCTTTCCCTTCTTCTGTATAATCCTGAAAATGGACTCCTTTCATGAATGGGCCATTTTGCTCAAGTGTTTGTTCAGGAGTCAGAACGCCATAGTCATTTTTCTCCTGCGAATGTCCCGGGTCATACCAAAATCCTACATTTTGATAGGCTGAGTACTCGTCGAGCAAAGGGGGCATATCTTCATCCAAGGGCAATTCCTCGAGATCTTCACGATTTTCAAACCCAAGAGTGACACCCTTTTCTTCAGCATAGGGAACCAAGGCATCTAAAGAATCGTGGAGTAGCTCCATGTGCTTCTCCTTCTTTTGACGAAGCTTTTCCTGGGCCTTACCCAGCATTTCTTGGTACCGATCATCGGAAAAGGGATCTGCCGGCTTCTTGTTATCCAAGTATTTGGTGAGCTTATCTACCACCCCTCGCCAAAAGAAGTGAACAGAGCCGAGATGAATCACCATGTATTCAGCCCCCACTTCAGAAGCAAAATCAACCGTACGGCAGGAGTACTTCAACCATTGGGTTCTCTCACGTTCGTCCAATGAAGAAGGTTCGTAGAGATTCGGAGCTGCATGCTGTGTCCCATGCGGGAGCGGACAGAAATTGTGAACCGAGATCACTTTAATAATCCCGTCTTGGATGGCTTTGTGAATGCCAGGAACCAGGGTTATTCGCACACCATGGCTTAATTCCGTCCACTCAAATCCAAGATCCGCAATTTCTTCGAGCATATCGTACCCGTTCTTGTGGCGGTGCGAATTCCAGCAAGTTGAGAGAGCAATAGGATTTGAGATCATGATGAGAGGTGCAACTAAACGCCTAGGTTAGGTACGCAAAAAGAGATCCACACAAGCGGCGGATCTCTCAAGCTTAAAAAAAATGCTTACGGTTGCTTTACGACATATAACGCCGACGGAGCATATCTGTAAAAGCCATGACTTTCTTCTTACGACGGCGAACCTCGCAAGGTTTCTCGAAATAGCGTTTGGCACGCACATCGCGGATTACACCCTCGCGATCGAGTTTTTTCTTGAGACGGCGTAGTGCCCGTTCGGTGGGCTCGCCTTTGCGTATTTGTACTTCTAAAGCCATATGAAATTGGAGAAAGGGCGCTACTAAGAGCCTTTCCGACACCCAGGTCAACTGAAATTTCCGAGGAAATCCAAGGTATCTTAAGAGGATCCAAATCCCTCTAATTTACTCATCACCACGTCCTTGAGCCCCTCTTTGTATTCCTGGTAGCGTTCACGAAGACTCGGATCGGCACACCCCAGCATCTGGACTGCAAGCAATCCCGCATTTTTTGATCCATCGAGGGCCACCGTGGCCACTGGCACCCCGCCCGGCATTTGCAGGATGGAAAGAACCGAATCCCAGCCGTCGATGGAGTTTGAGGATTTGACCGGCACCCCAATCACAGGCAAAGGGGACAAAGCAGCAGCCATGCCCGGCAAATGGGCGGCTCCGCCGGCTCCCGCAATGATCACCTGAATGCCGCGTTCGTGAGCGGATCGACAAAATTTGAAGAGGCGGTCTGGAGTGCGGTGAGCGGATACGATAGTGACCTCGTGCGGCACAGAAAATTCTTCCAGGATATCAGCAGCCGCTTGCATAACCGGAAGATCGGAATCTGATCCCATAATAATACTAACCAGAGGTGTTTTCATGAGGTAACTACGCGAAGTTGTTTCTTTATAAGTTCTGCTTTCGCCCTCGCCTGGTCAACCGTGGATGCAAGGATCGTGACGTGGCCCATCTTACGAAACGGTCGGGTCGTTGTTTTTCCATATAGATGGATCTTCACTCCTTCTTCCCTCATGCATTCATTCATACCTTCGTAGCGCACAGGGCCTTCCATCTCCGGTTCTCCCAGCAAATTGATCATGGCCGAAGGAAGCTTGATACGCGTGCTACCGAGTGGGAAATCGAATATAGCGCGCAGTTGCTGCTCATATTGGGACGTGACCATACTTTCGATGGTATGGTGTCCACTGTTGTGTGGGCGAGGAGCCACTTCGTTGACCCATATCTCACCGGATTTGTCGACGAACATTTCAATGGCCAACAAGCCGACCAGTTTAAAAGCCTCAATAACTTGCTCGCCAATAGAAACAGCCAAGTCCTGTAATTTTGGATCGATAGAAGATGGACAAATGAGTAACTCCACCAAATTCGCCTCCGCATTGAATTCCATCTCTGAAACCGGAAAACACTTGATTTCGCCAGAGGGATTGCGCGCCGCAATGACGGATATTTCCGCCTCCAAATCGACTAGATCCTCTACCAGCGAAGGCCCAGGCAAAAGTAACGGCAAGTCGGCCAAGGATCGAATCAATGCCACTCCTCGTCCATCGTAGCCACCGCGCCTAAGTTTTTGAACAAAGGGAAATTCCAGATTTCCGCCAGTCACAGCCTCTCGAATGGCCTGGTCATCTTCAAAAAGTCGGTAGGCCGGCGAAGGAATTCCGTGTTCTGAGTAAAACTCTTTTTGCAGGCCTTTGTCCTGAATGATCGCAAGGCTCTCTGGATCCGGGTGCACAGGGATACCCTCTGCCTTGAGCTGTCGAAGTGCATCCACGTTGATGGCCTCCATCTCATAGGTAATCATATCCACCTGACGACCCAGGGTGATGATGTCATCGTAGGACATCGGATCTCCCTGAACAAACGCGGTGCAGCAAGAGGAAGCGGGACAGTGCGGGTCATTGTCCAAGATGTACGTTTTTACGTCCCAATTACTAGCAGCGAGGGCTAGCAATTTACCAAGTTGCCCACCTGCAATAATACCTAATTTGAATTGCGATGTAACCAGTTTTTCCATGAGCGAAGTGTAACTGTCAGCTTTCATCAGAACTGAAGCTTCTAAAAGCCACGGACTCTGCGTGCCATCAATGCAATGTCCACCTCTTTTTAAACTTACCATTGAAACGGTTTCACAATTTTAAAGGTAGATCTACCGAACGAATTCTCCTACATTTCCCGTCTTATATGTCACCCAGATCATCTTCTCTACTCCACATTTGCTTAAAGATCGTCGCCTTATTGATTCTGTGTACCGGCCTTGGTGCACAAAATAACGTAATCAGCACGATCAGCGACTCACACAAGGCCGACCAGCCAAACATCGTATTTATCATTGCCGATGATCTGACCTTTAGGGATGTCAGCTGCTACGGTGGAAAGAATGTGCAGACGCCACATATTGATTCGATTGCAGACGAGGGGATGCGATTCGAACGATGTTTTCAGGCTTCGGCCATGTGCTCACCGACCCGCCACAACATCTATACAGGATTATATCCTGTTAAGTCGGGTGCCTACCCCAATTCTACATTGGCCTACGAAGGAACCAAAAGCGTGGCACACTACTTGGGCGACGCCGGTTATAGGGTAGGAATAACCGGCAAACTCCATATATGGCCGGAAACCGTATTCCCCTTTGACTACTTAAACCGGAATGCCGGTACAGACGCCAATGAGAACGAACCAAATCTGGAAGCTGTTGAGGCATTTCTTACCCGCGATAAAGATCAGCCCAGTTGCACCTTTATCTGCTACAATGAACCCCACACTCCTTGGACGCGCGGGGACGCTTCTCAATTTGATCCGGACAAATTAGTACTGCCACCCTACTTCGTCGATACTCCAACTACACGAAAACACCTGGTCGACTATTACGCTGAGGTGAAACATCTCGATGATTCAGTTGGTGACGTGATTGCCCTGATTGATCGATTAAGAATGAAAGACAATACCCTTCTGATATTTGTAAGCGAACAAGGTATTGCGATGCCGTTTGCCAAATGGACCTGCTACGACCAGGGACTCCAAGCCGCATTTGTAGCTCGTTGGCCTGGAAAAATCGCACCTGGCTCGGTCAGCAACGCAATGATAGAGTACGTGGATATTCTTCCAACGTTTATCGAAGCCGCAAGAGCCACCCAACCATCCATCCTGGACGGACAGAGTTTCCTTCCGGTTCTCCTCGGAACTCGTGATCACCATAAAGATTATGCTTATGGGATACAGACCACACGCGGTATAACCAACGGATCCGATCACTACGGCATTCGATCCATAAGATCTCACAAATTCAAATTGCTCATCAATCTAACGCCGGATGTTCCGTTCCAAAACAACCTCACCGAAAACAAAGGTGGTTGGACGGAGTTTTGGCCCACCTGGGTCGATGCTGCTAAATCCAATGATTTTGCGAAAGAGACGACCCAGCGCTACCAATGGCGACCCGAAGAGGAACTCTATGACATCGAAAATGATCCCTACGAATTGAAGAACCTCGCAGGTGATAAAAAATACCAAGCGACACAAAAAGATCTTCGCATCCGCCTGCTTCGGTGGATGGACGAGCAAGGCGACCTGGGAGCCGAAACGGAGATGACCGCTTTGAATCGTACATTTAAAAAGGGCGGCACGGCAGCACGGTAAACGAGTTTCGAAAAACTCCTTGTTTATAAGTAGGTTAGTAGATTGTGGATAAATCAGTCTTGCGACTGGTCGCTCGTGACCAACAGTAAGGCCTACTAAGCGAGCTCCCAACCTCGCTCGTTTATCCGCTCTATGTCCGACTCCAGCCAAGATTTCGCCCACCTGCATTTGCACACCGACTACAGCCTGCTTGATGGGGCTTGTAGGATCGATCGGCTTGCAGCACGCGCGAAGGAGCTCGGCATGTCCTCGGTAGCCATGACCGACCATGGCAATTTGTTCGGTACTATTGATTTCTACCGAAAAATGAAGAATGCGGATATCAACCCGATCATCGGCTGTGAAATCTACTTGGTGCACGATCACACCATGTTTGAGAAGCCGCGGCGCGAGCGGAAACGCACGGACGACATCGGAGACCTTCCAGAGGATCACCAACTCCAGCCAGAAGATTTTCCGAAATACCAGATTCATCATAAAACGATCCTGGCGAAGGATTATGAGGGTTATATGAATCTCTCGAAGCTGGTGTCCAAAGCTCATACTGAAGGGGTGTATTATCGACCTCGAGTTGATGTCGAACACCTCGCTCAATATAGTAAAGGGCTCATTGGTCTCAGTGGCTGTATCAACGGCGTAGCCTCACAGCATTTGCTCTATAACAACTATGATATGGCCCGTAAGGCGACGGCCGACTTCATCGACATTTTTGGAAAGGAAAACTATTTTATAGAAGTCCAGGATCACGGACTCTCCTTTCAGAAAAAGATCATTCCTGGGCAACTCCAGCTGGCCAAAGAATTCGACCTCAAAGTGGTCGCCGCAAACGACGTTCACTATGTAAAAAAGGGCGACTGGGAGCCACATGATGCGCTACTCTGCATCCAGACTGGTCGAAAAATCATCGACGAGAATCGGATGAAATACCCGTCTCAGGAGTTCTACCTGAAGAGCCGGGAGGAGATGCTCGAGGTATTCAAAGAAATACCCGAATCTCTCGATAATACGCTGCACGTGGCCGAAATGTGCAATATAGACATTCCTTTTGGTGAGAACCACTATCCCATTTTCGAGAAACCAATTGAGATCTCCTATAAAAAAGATCCTGACAACTTCGATCGCATTCTCGACGTGTACGTGTCTGAGAAGGAGCGAGTCAACAAACAGAATGGTGTCGATGAACCAGCGACCATCGATAAAAAGACCCGTCAGGAATACCGCAGCAATGGCTTGTTTCTATTTGAACTTTGCAAGACCGGCCTGAAGGAACGCTACGGAATCGATTACGGCGAAATCCGCAACGGTGATAAAGATGCTCCCACCACCGCGGATGAAGGTAAAGGCACTCCGCCCGAACCAGGTTCCGAGGAGTACAACAAATTCCTGTGCTCAAAACTTGAATACGAATTGGCCATTATCATGGGCACCGGATTCATTGACTACTTCCTCATCGTTTGGGACTTCATCGACTGGGCGCGAAAGGAAATGATTCCAGTAGGCCCGGGACGTGGTTCTGGTGCGGGTTGCCTGGTCGCCTACGTGCTAAAGATCACTGATATCGAACCGCTTCGATTTGGTCTTCTCTTCGAACGGATGCTGAATTTGGAACGGGTATCACCGCCTGACTTCGACGTAGATTTTTGCATGCGCCGCCGGGACAAGGTCGTAAACTATGTGCGCGACAAATACGGGGCCGACGCGGTTGCGAACATTATTACCTTTGGAAAGTTTGGTGCAAAGATGGTCGTTCGCGACCTCGCTAGGGTGAATGATGTCCCCTACGCTGAAGCCGACCGTGTAGCAAAAATGATTCCCGATGAGTTGAACATCTCTCTGGAAGACTCCATTGCAAAATCGGGTGAATTGCAGAGCGAGATTCGCGGCAATCCCGTTGCTGGCAAGATTGTCGAACATGGACTCATCATCGAAGGGATGGTGCGCAATACCGGTAAGCATGCGTGCGGTGTCATCATTGGAGACCAGCCCATCAAGGACTTGGTACCTGTCACTCTACAGGAAGGAGATTTGACGACCCAGTTTCCAAAGGGCCCGGTGGAAGACCTTGGTCTACTTAAAATGGATTTTCTTGGTCTAAAGACCCTGACCGTCATCTCAGATGCTCAGGATAATGTGCAAAAAACGCGCAATCTTTCGGACTTTGACATTGAGAAAGTTGCACTAGACGACGGCAAAACCTTTGACCTACTCAATAGTGGTAAGACGACCGGTGTGTTCCAGCTGGAATCCGGTGGCATGCAATCACTATGCCGACAAATTGGCTTGAGCTCATTTGAAGAAATCATCGCGTTGATTGCGCTCTATCGGCCTGGACCCATGCAGTTCATACCTCAGTTCATTGAAGGTAAGAAAGATCCCACAACCGTGAAGGTGCCCCACCCTCTACTGGAGGAACTGGTAGGAGAAACATACGGCGTTCTCGTTTATCAGGAGCAGGTCATGGAGGCCGCCAGAATCATTGCTGGCTACACCCTGGGTGGTGCGGATATTCTTCGCCGTGCCATGGGTAAGAAGATCGCATCGGTGATGGACGCCCAAAAGGAAATCTTTGTCGACGGTGCTCTGGAACATAACCAGATCTCAAAGAAAAAAGCGCTCGATGTATTCGGGATTCTAGAAAAGTTTGCTCAATACGGATTTAACAAGTCTCACTCCGCGGCTTATGCGATGCTGAGTTATCGGACAGCCTATTTGAAGGCGAACTATCCGGTCGAATTTATGGCGGCCATTCTCTCCAACGAATTAGGGAACTCCGACAAGGTCGCGCACTTCGTCAATGAGTGCTCGGCCATGAAGATTTCAGTCTTGGGTCCGGATGTGAATATTTCACGAGAGAACTTTACTCCTGTCATAGATCTCGAAACAGGCAAAGAAGACATACGCTTTGGTATGGCTGCCATTAAGGGAGTGGGAGACGCAGCTTCGCAAAAAATTATTGAAGAGCGTGAAGAGAATGGATCCTTTGAAGATTTTGAGGATTTCATCACCCGCGTAGATGCCAAGACGGTGAATCGTCGAGTGATGGAGTGCTTGATCAAGTCGGGCGGCTTTGATTCTACAGGCGAAAGCCGAAAGGAGCTCCTGGATGGACTGGATGCAGCGATCAGCTCCGCAGCTGAAAGGCAAAGAGACCTGGAGCGCGGACAGGAATCGTTCATGGATATGTTGGCGGAACCCACGGCTAAAGAGAAAAAGCCGGGGGATAGCCTAAAAAGAAAATCATCGGGGGAGGCCATGCCACTCGCCGAAAAGCTGCAGTATGAAAACGAACTGCTAGGATTCTATATATCGGGCCATCCGATGAACGAGTTCAATGGACTGGCACAGGCTATCACCAATTTTGATCCAGACAAGGCCGACGAATTACCGGATCGCAACCCATTTCGTTTTTGTGGTGTCGCCAGCAATGTTACTAAAAAGCTATCGCGAAGAGACAATCGGCCCTGGGCCTTTTTCAATGTAGCGACCAAGACTCATAGCTTCCAGATGAACATGTATTCGGAAGCATTCGAAGACTATGGTCATATTCTCGAAGACGGAAAAACGGTCATGATTTCTGGAACGGTCATGAATCGCAAAGATGATGATCTTCGCTTCAGCGTGCGTGAAGTTTCTCACCTTCGCGGAGCCATTCCTCGCATGATCAAGGAGGTCCACTGGGTTCTCGACCCGAACAACCAGGCCGAAGATTTTCTTTCAATCCTTCGAGCAGACTTAGACAAACACCAAAGCGGTTCAACTCGTGTGCAACTTGGAATGCTGGTGGAGGATAATAAAGTGCTCTGGGGAGAGATAGCCTCCTCCTTGATCTGGCAGATCGAGCCCGCCACATTTTCCAAACTTAAAAACCACCCATCGGTGGTAACCGTATTTATCCAAACTGCGCCCGTTCAGGAATTTGAACAATTGAAGCCCTGGATGAAGAAGAAAGAATTTTAGACATAGGGAGTCTTTCAAAGGAGGGTAAGATAAGTAGCTTAGCGTCTCACAACTCAACCTGTTAGGTCCTCAACCAGTAAACGCATGGCATAGTGCCACGCCTGCAGCATCCGCTTCATCGAAGGCAAGAGCTTCTTCTAAAACTAACATTTGCTTAACCGTTTGCGCAACTTGTTGTTTGCTAGCGCGACCATAACCAACCACGGCCTGCTTTATTCGAAGTGGCGGATATTCAAAAACCGGTTTTTCCAATACTGCAGCGGCTGCAATCGCAGCTCCACGAGCCGCACCCAGGATTTGAGCAGTTTGAAAGTTCTGAACATAAATGGTCTGCTCGAGCGCGACGATCGATACATCACAATCTTCAATCAAACTACTTACTGCTTTATAAATTTCAGCTAAGCACTGGGGCATGGTGGCCTTGGCCTTCATACGAACGGTTTTGCTTGTTAGCAACTGACGTCTGTCTCCTTGGACTTGCAGAACAGCCAAGCCCGTTCCCCTTAGACTGGGATCCACACCCAGGATGACTCCTTCAATCTTTTTTCTACCAACTTGTGGCAACTGCGCAGATGAAGAGGCAGGTAGATTCCCTGCCAATTTCATCGCCCACAATTTACGAGCCGAGGTTTTAGCCATCAGATTTCAGGATATATGTTAGGATAAGGATGGCTTCATCCTAGGGAATCTTTCGTGATTTGGATAGCTAAAAAATCAATCGCAAGCTGGCGATAATCGTAACTGCCAACGCAAAAATTTCGAAGCCTTTTTGAGGGATCTTTAGCACTACGTAACGGCCAAGGATCACACCCAAAATCACAACTGGTGCCAGCTTCAGATCGAGAACCACGGTCTCCCAGGTAATTAAATCAATAGACCAATAAAAAGGGATTTTAAACAGGTTAAGAAACATGAAGAACCAGGCACCAGTACCTAAGAATTCGAGCTTGGGTAAACCGACTGCCAAAAAGAAGAGCAACATGATGGGTGCTGCAGCATTGGCTACGGTCGATGTGAAGCCGGCTAAGAAGCCGACAAGGCCTATAAACCACCAGGTATGCGGAACTTTCCACTCCTTATCCTCAGCTTTAAATACATATCTTCGAGTGATGTGCAGAGCCATCAATACCAACAGACAAGAGCCAATTAAACGGCCAGCTTGTTCTCCATCCATACGATCCAATAGCAGCCACCCGATGATAACACCTGCAATGGCCCACGGGATAGTAGGGATCAGGAATTTCCAAACAGCATGCCTACGGTAGAAATAGAACGCTCCCCAATCCCCTACAATCAAGAGCAGCAGAATGATACCGATTGAAAGCTTTGGAGGAAAGATAAGAGCGAAAAGAGCAATGGTGATGTTGTTCACTCCCATGATCCCCCCTTTCGAGAGTCCAAGGACAAAAGCCCCAAAGATGGCCAACAACCACAACTGAGGATCCATGGGTTCCATCACTTGGGTTCTTGGATTGAGAATTTTCCATTCTCTACTTCAAAAACCTGCCATTCGCTCCGGTTATCCTTTTCAGGGACTTCAGTACCCGTTGCGATGACTTGGACGTCAGAACCCACAGCGTTCCAGAAATTCGTTTTTCTCTGATGATCGAGTTCACTCAATACATCATCTGCGAGTAGAACAGGAATCACACCCGATGCGCGACGGAGATATCTCAATTGAGCGATTTTCAAACTAATAATCAAACTGCGTTGCTGACCCTCAGATGCATAATCTCGGGCTTTTCTAGATTGGAGTCGAATCAGCAAATCATCACGGTGGGGGCCTTGTTGGGTAGATTTTAGCATGCGGTCTCGCTCACGATTTCTCAGCAAACTATCTTGAAATTCCTCTTCAGAAGCCGCCTCACTGTCCGGCTTATAAATAAGCTCAGGGTCTTCTTCGTTCGGAGAAACTACTTGGTAAACTTCTTGAAGAAGTTCATTCAATTTCTCTACTTCAACAAGGCGACTCGCTCTCACCCGTGCCGACTTTGACGCCAGCATTTTTTCAAATACATCCAACTCCGAAGAGGAAGCATTGCGCTTGAGCAGAGAGTTTCGTTCCTGAAGCAATTTATGGAAATCTTTCAAATCATCGTAGTGAGATGAACTGGCAGAGGAGAGTGCCAAGTTGAGCCACTGGCGACGAATTCCGGGAGATCCACGAAGCAGCTGAATGTCTTGCGAGCTTAAGATCACCACAGGGAACCGGCCGATGAAGTC
This genomic stretch from Opitutia bacterium ISCC 52 harbors:
- a CDS encoding ribonuclease HII → MRLLDFDLQYLEDVPAVIGVDEAGRGPLAGPVSAAAVYLTKDFYQSDWAAKHAAKINDSKQLAEKTREHLFEAILQAEPGLIHFASFMAYINDIESLNILGATRKAMANCVQQLQSLDDCPFQVPDEGNDWLFRETEGSSVARILVDGKPLKPFPFVHTAIVKGDGKSLSIAMASIIAKVTRDRYMQKQAEHYPAYGFTSNKGYGTKKHIEALKAHGPCKIHRPSFLNNILST
- a CDS encoding ribonuclease HIII, which codes for MSRNYKDFEVEEEKKITMYTRKLSDDEADQLENWCKGRGWGENEVAYARFAFKGPKINLVMYTSGKLVIQGKMTQDFVQDVIEPEIIKVAELGYDEVLHPEWYEPHAGMDESGKGDLFGPVICATVIADGDMVRKWMDAGIKDSKKIADPQILRLEKVILKTKGVVVEKSFCGMTKYNELMGRPKANLNKLIAWLHAKALESALDKKHVPWGMLDQFSKQPLVQKQLKRKDFELKMETKAESDPVVAAASIIARAEFLRQLRKISTGFGEELLKGAGAATKAQGVKLVEKLGPDRLGEFAKMHFKTSYEILGLPVPQKTAWVKR
- a CDS encoding A/G-specific adenine glycosylase — translated: MAPKLRSSLSEWFKKNKRALPWRRLASLYPTVVSEFMLQQTQVKTVLPYYDKWLKRFPDFETLAKAKETTVLKHWEGLGYYSRARNLHQLAKDISKLESIPEAPEEWQQFKGIGAYTAAAITSITYKHPVACVDGNVIRILCRLTADKTIYKDNTQAMKAFTPLANALLDQAEPGRHNEAMMELGATLCTKANPQCQVCPLALGCLAKDNKPESLPKKVAKKVKLETIDRAWVLTDKQLLLHKANGASHRLSGILELPSLEMLGTSNRALKKQGQSPFLTKKRGISNSQITEPIWQLTEVSIVDNPDLVWIDRDQLGAATLSGPHKRWIQEILQKDQLELL
- a CDS encoding sugar phosphate isomerase/epimerase; this encodes MISNPIALSTCWNSHRHKNGYDMLEEIADLGFEWTELSHGVRITLVPGIHKAIQDGIIKVISVHNFCPLPHGTQHAAPNLYEPSSLDERERTQWLKYSCRTVDFASEVGAEYMVIHLGSVHFFWRGVVDKLTKYLDNKKPADPFSDDRYQEMLGKAQEKLRQKKEKHMELLHDSLDALVPYAEEKGVTLGFENREDLEELPLDEDMPPLLDEYSAYQNVGFWYDPGHSQEKNDYGVLTPEQTLEQNGPFMKGVHFQDYTEEGKGHRALGDGLIDFDPIFQYLKPESPCILELSPSASPEGILRSKDYLEEKLRNG
- the rpsU gene encoding 30S ribosomal protein S21, producing the protein MALEVQIRKGEPTERALRRLKKKLDREGVIRDVRAKRYFEKPCEVRRRKKKVMAFTDMLRRRYMS
- the purE gene encoding 5-(carboxyamino)imidazole ribonucleotide mutase — translated: MVSIIMGSDSDLPVMQAAADILEEFSVPHEVTIVSAHRTPDRLFKFCRSAHERGIQVIIAGAGGAAHLPGMAAALSPLPVIGVPVKSSNSIDGWDSVLSILQMPGGVPVATVALDGSKNAGLLAVQMLGCADPSLRERYQEYKEGLKDVVMSKLEGFGSS
- a CDS encoding 5-(carboxyamino)imidazole ribonucleotide synthase; its protein translation is MEKLVTSQFKLGIIAGGQLGKLLALAASNWDVKTYILDNDPHCPASSCCTAFVQGDPMSYDDIITLGRQVDMITYEMEAINVDALRQLKAEGIPVHPDPESLAIIQDKGLQKEFYSEHGIPSPAYRLFEDDQAIREAVTGGNLEFPFVQKLRRGGYDGRGVALIRSLADLPLLLPGPSLVEDLVDLEAEISVIAARNPSGEIKCFPVSEMEFNAEANLVELLICPSSIDPKLQDLAVSIGEQVIEAFKLVGLLAIEMFVDKSGEIWVNEVAPRPHNSGHHTIESMVTSQYEQQLRAIFDFPLGSTRIKLPSAMINLLGEPEMEGPVRYEGMNECMREEGVKIHLYGKTTTRPFRKMGHVTILASTVDQARAKAELIKKQLRVVTS